A region of Streptomyces sp. R44 DNA encodes the following proteins:
- a CDS encoding LacI family DNA-binding transcriptional regulator has product MRDGEENRRIRLAEVAQQAGVSLSTVSKVLNGRQDVSPATRGKVERLLEAHAYRRTTRAAREAPLIELVFHELDSVWSMELIRGVENLAKAHQASVVLTESGTRHAPAPDWIEGVLQRRPIGVVLVFSSLPDAVKRQLGARSIPFVIVDPAGDPEPDVPSVGSANWSGGVAATRHLIDLGHRRIGVVTGPEDMLCSLARLDGYRSALNMAGLEHDASLVRFGDFHVEGGYARAMELLQRPDRPTAVFAGSDLQALGVMEAARECGLRVPEDLSVVGYDDVMIARWSSPPLTTIHQPLREMGEEAVQMLLRMRAGEPSVTRMELATSLVVRKSTAPPPA; this is encoded by the coding sequence ATGCGAGACGGCGAGGAGAACAGGCGAATCAGGCTGGCGGAGGTGGCGCAGCAGGCCGGAGTGTCGCTTTCGACAGTTTCGAAAGTTCTCAACGGCCGGCAGGACGTGTCACCGGCCACGCGGGGGAAGGTGGAGCGACTTCTCGAAGCGCACGCGTACCGCCGGACCACCCGTGCCGCCCGCGAGGCGCCCCTCATCGAACTCGTCTTCCACGAGCTCGACAGCGTGTGGTCGATGGAGCTGATCCGCGGGGTGGAGAACCTCGCCAAGGCCCACCAGGCGAGTGTCGTGCTGACCGAGAGCGGCACCCGGCACGCCCCTGCGCCGGACTGGATCGAAGGAGTGCTCCAGCGCCGGCCGATCGGCGTGGTCCTGGTGTTCTCCTCCCTCCCCGACGCCGTGAAGCGGCAGCTCGGCGCGCGGTCGATCCCCTTCGTGATCGTCGACCCCGCGGGCGACCCCGAGCCGGACGTGCCGTCCGTCGGCTCGGCGAACTGGTCCGGCGGAGTCGCCGCGACCCGTCACCTGATCGACCTCGGGCACCGACGCATCGGCGTCGTCACCGGCCCCGAGGACATGCTGTGCTCCCTGGCCCGGCTCGACGGCTACCGGTCCGCCCTGAACATGGCCGGCCTGGAACACGACGCCTCCCTCGTCCGCTTCGGCGACTTCCACGTCGAAGGGGGATACGCGCGGGCGATGGAGCTGCTGCAGCGGCCGGACCGGCCCACGGCCGTCTTCGCCGGAAGCGACCTGCAGGCGCTCGGCGTCATGGAGGCGGCCCGGGAGTGCGGGCTGCGCGTACCCGAGGATCTGTCCGTCGTCGGCTACGACGACGTGATGATCGCGCGATGGTCGAGCCCCCCGCTCACCACGATCCACCAGCCACTGCGCGAGATGGGCGAGGAAGCGGTGCAGATGCTGCTCCGCATGCGCGCCGGGGAACCCTCGGTGACGCGCATGGAGCTCGCGACCAGCCTCGTCGTCAGGAAGAGCACCGCCCCGCCGCCGGCCTAG